The following coding sequences are from one Cryomorphaceae bacterium 1068 window:
- a CDS encoding SDR family NAD(P)-dependent oxidoreductase translates to MGENFDCIWITGASSGIGAEAAKQYSKGNSRLILSARSLDKLQALKSSLPCPERITIAALDLSDSSSINTAVEQVLAKEIIPNLVFHAGGISQRSYAMETSIEVDRRIMEVNYFGTIELTKALLPAMIKNGGGSFAVVTSLVGLFGYGVRSAYSASKHALHGFFESLDVELGDQGINSTLICPGGVQTNISLNALQGDGTKTGEMDEMQSEGMPVAEAVSKMIAGVKRKKHLLVIGSGKEKLGVFMYKYFPSIFFKIAAKQNPRGSVKL, encoded by the coding sequence ATGGGCGAAAATTTTGATTGTATTTGGATTACCGGAGCAAGCTCGGGCATTGGAGCTGAAGCCGCCAAGCAGTATTCAAAAGGGAATAGCAGGCTGATTCTATCTGCTCGCAGTTTGGATAAACTACAAGCGCTAAAGAGTAGTTTGCCATGTCCTGAGAGGATCACTATAGCTGCTCTTGATTTATCCGATTCTTCTTCCATAAATACTGCTGTTGAACAAGTCTTGGCTAAAGAGATCATCCCAAATTTGGTGTTTCATGCAGGAGGAATTAGTCAACGCTCGTATGCTATGGAAACTTCGATTGAGGTTGATCGCCGAATTATGGAGGTCAATTACTTTGGCACCATAGAATTGACAAAAGCGCTCCTACCTGCGATGATAAAAAATGGTGGAGGTAGTTTTGCGGTGGTTACTAGTCTCGTAGGACTGTTCGGATATGGAGTACGTTCGGCATATTCAGCATCAAAACACGCATTACACGGATTTTTTGAGTCTCTCGATGTGGAACTGGGTGATCAGGGAATCAACTCAACTTTGATTTGTCCAGGCGGAGTTCAAACAAATATTTCTCTCAATGCGCTTCAAGGAGATGGGACCAAAACAGGTGAGATGGATGAAATGCAGAGTGAGGGAATGCCCGTAGCAGAGGCCGTATCAAAGATGATAGCGGGAGTCAAGCGAAAGAAGCATTTGCTAGTTATCGGAAGTGGGAAAGAAAAACTTGGCGTTTTTATGTACAAGTACTTCCCGAGTATTTTCTTTAAAATTGCAGCAAAGCAAAACCCAAGAGGATCAGTTAAGCTTTAA